A region of Jannaschia sp. W003 DNA encodes the following proteins:
- the glyA gene encoding serine hydroxymethyltransferase, protein MTELAPRPWHPGAVQARIRALPLPADPRAEIERLAAENRRIHDRDCLNLNPAANVMNPRAEALLAAGLGSRPSLGLPGAKYETGLEAIEAIEVVAARLACAVFGARHAEVRVPSGAMANLFAFTALAAPGDAIVAPPAAIGGHVTHHAPGCAGLRGLRVVEAPVDAARYTVDVDALAKLAREVRPRIITLGQSLNLHPHPVAKVREIADAVGAVLVFDAAHLCGPIAGGAWPNPLAEGAHVITMSTYKSLGGPAGGLIVTDDDRIAEALERVAFPGMTANFDAGRVAALGVALEDWREFGADYAREMTAAARALSDALRAEGLPVHGETRSHQFALEPPGGGQAMAQRLRASGLLASGIGLPLDPVAGDMNGLRMGMPEAVRRGMRAAHMPELAALVARAWRGETVADAVRAFRAPFQRVDFAG, encoded by the coding sequence ATGACCGAGCTCGCCCCCCGCCCCTGGCACCCCGGCGCCGTGCAGGCGCGCATCCGCGCCCTGCCGCTGCCTGCCGATCCGCGCGCCGAGATCGAGCGGCTCGCGGCCGAGAACCGGCGCATCCACGACCGCGACTGCCTGAACCTCAACCCCGCCGCCAACGTCATGAACCCCCGCGCCGAGGCGCTGCTGGCGGCGGGGCTGGGCTCGCGCCCCTCGCTGGGCTTGCCGGGCGCGAAGTACGAGACCGGGCTGGAGGCGATCGAGGCGATCGAGGTGGTCGCGGCCCGCCTCGCCTGCGCCGTGTTCGGCGCCCGCCACGCCGAGGTGCGCGTGCCCTCGGGGGCGATGGCCAACCTCTTCGCCTTCACCGCGCTGGCCGCGCCGGGCGACGCGATCGTCGCGCCGCCCGCCGCGATCGGCGGCCACGTCACCCACCACGCGCCGGGCTGCGCGGGTCTGCGGGGCCTGCGGGTGGTCGAGGCCCCCGTCGATGCCGCCCGCTACACCGTGGACGTGGACGCGCTGGCGAAGCTCGCGCGCGAGGTGCGCCCGCGGATCATCACGCTCGGACAGTCGCTGAACCTCCATCCCCACCCCGTGGCGAAGGTCCGCGAGATCGCCGACGCGGTTGGCGCGGTACTGGTGTTCGACGCGGCCCACCTCTGCGGCCCCATTGCCGGGGGCGCCTGGCCGAACCCGCTCGCCGAGGGCGCGCACGTGATCACCATGAGCACCTACAAGTCGCTCGGCGGCCCCGCGGGCGGGCTGATCGTCACCGACGACGACCGCATCGCCGAGGCGCTGGAGCGGGTGGCGTTCCCGGGCATGACCGCCAACTTCGACGCAGGCCGCGTGGCCGCCCTCGGGGTGGCGCTGGAGGACTGGCGCGAGTTCGGCGCCGACTACGCGCGCGAGATGACGGCCGCCGCCCGCGCTCTCTCGGACGCGCTGCGGGCCGAGGGGCTGCCGGTGCACGGCGAGACCCGGAGCCACCAGTTCGCGCTGGAGCCCCCCGGGGGCGGTCAGGCGATGGCGCAGCGGCTGCGCGCCTCGGGCCTCCTCGCCAGCGGCATCGGCCTGCCGCTGGATCCGGTCGCGGGCGACATGAACGGCCTGCGGATGGGCATGCCCGAGGCGGTGCGGCGGGGTATGCGCGCCGCGCACATGCCGGAGCTGGCCGCGCTCGTCGCCCGCGCCTGGCGGGGCGAGACGGTG
- a CDS encoding TauD/TfdA family dioxygenase — MPLPYTPDFEPWPIRHLPVAAAIHGDAIAVAWDDGLSTEHFPRLLRENSPDPGTIHPLSREMLVSPAAIPADLRALAVRVAAEGVLEIDWSDRNEPSRYHPGWLRGTAWTGTPRPDPVPAPETWDAGAMPEAPAFDGARALDDNAAFLAWLEALARHGVASLTGLPERDGLLLEIAERIGVVRASNFGKVFTLAIKDDPDSNAYTSHGLPPHTDLASRECPPGLQFLHCRANTTTGGLGTYVDGYRLAEDIRRDDKLLWDALTTVPWTFANRSREHDHRATGPVIALDGAGAVTEIRYTVWLRAPLCAPLEDQRRAYNAVRAFAERAEDPRYLLEVRYRAGDLFAFDNRRVLHGRTGYDAKGGERFIEGVYSDRDELRSRIRVLRRSVGD; from the coding sequence ATGCCCCTGCCCTACACGCCGGACTTCGAGCCCTGGCCCATCCGCCACCTGCCCGTCGCCGCGGCGATCCACGGCGACGCCATCGCCGTCGCGTGGGACGACGGCCTGAGCACCGAGCACTTCCCCCGCCTCCTGCGCGAGAACTCGCCCGATCCGGGCACCATCCACCCGCTCTCGCGCGAGATGCTGGTCTCGCCCGCCGCGATCCCCGCGGACCTGCGCGCGCTCGCGGTGCGGGTCGCGGCGGAGGGCGTGCTGGAGATCGACTGGTCGGACCGGAACGAGCCGTCGCGCTACCATCCCGGCTGGCTGCGCGGCACCGCCTGGACCGGCACGCCGCGCCCCGATCCGGTGCCGGCGCCCGAGACCTGGGACGCGGGCGCGATGCCCGAGGCGCCCGCCTTCGACGGCGCGCGGGCGCTGGACGACAATGCGGCCTTCCTCGCCTGGCTGGAGGCGCTGGCCCGGCATGGCGTCGCCAGCCTCACCGGGCTCCCCGAGCGCGACGGCCTCCTGCTGGAGATCGCCGAGCGCATCGGCGTGGTGCGGGCCTCGAACTTCGGCAAGGTGTTCACGCTGGCCATCAAGGACGACCCGGACTCGAATGCCTATACAAGCCACGGCCTGCCGCCCCACACCGACCTCGCCAGCCGCGAGTGCCCGCCGGGCCTGCAGTTCCTCCACTGCCGCGCCAACACCACCACGGGGGGCCTGGGCACCTACGTCGACGGCTACCGCCTGGCCGAGGACATCCGGCGCGACGACAAGCTGCTGTGGGACGCGCTGACCACCGTGCCCTGGACCTTCGCGAACCGCTCGCGCGAGCACGACCACCGCGCCACCGGGCCGGTGATCGCCCTGGACGGCGCCGGGGCGGTCACGGAGATCCGCTACACCGTGTGGCTGCGCGCCCCGCTCTGCGCGCCGCTCGAGGACCAGCGCCGGGCCTACAACGCGGTGCGCGCCTTCGCGGAGCGGGCCGAGGACCCGCGCTACCTGCTGGAGGTGCGCTACCGGGCGGGCGACCTCTTCGCGTTCGACAACCGCCGGGTGCTGCACGGTCGGACGGGCTACGACGCCAAGGGCGGCGAGCGGTTCATCGAGGGCGTCTACTCGGACCGCGACGAGCTGCGCTCGCGCATCCGGGTGCTGCGGCGCTCGGTGGGCGATTGA
- a CDS encoding cystathionine gamma-lyase has product MLPHDIQAAAMAMLHHRTARLRDGDPVAEPLVTTSTFRLGDQPPPDAIYGRYGTPNVEACEARLGHLEGAPCTLFAAGMGAIAGVMLAALKSGDRVVLPSDGYFHSRVVAGDILAPFGVEAVEVPTREMAEADLAGAALVLIETPSNPGLDLLDIEALAARAHAAGARLAVDNTFCTGLLQRPLDLGADIVVAADTKAAGGHSDLILGHAATRDEALTERLRAVRKFAGMIPGPFEAWMLSRSLETLELRMERMCANAAALADALAGAGVAVRWPGRPDHPDHALAARQMRAPGLVLGADFGGRAAADRFIEGAGILAATSFGGTHTSADRRARWGDAVPEGFLRLSAGIEPTAPLLEAARRGLAAL; this is encoded by the coding sequence ATGCTGCCCCACGACATCCAGGCCGCCGCGATGGCGATGCTCCACCACCGCACCGCGCGGCTCCGCGACGGCGATCCCGTGGCCGAGCCGCTGGTGACCACCTCCACCTTCCGGCTCGGGGACCAGCCCCCGCCCGATGCGATCTACGGCCGATACGGCACGCCCAACGTGGAGGCCTGCGAGGCCCGGCTCGGGCATCTGGAGGGCGCGCCCTGCACGCTCTTCGCCGCCGGCATGGGCGCGATCGCGGGCGTGATGCTGGCCGCTCTGAAGTCAGGCGACCGGGTGGTGCTGCCGTCCGACGGCTACTTCCACAGCCGCGTGGTGGCGGGCGACATCCTCGCGCCCTTCGGCGTCGAGGCGGTGGAGGTGCCGACGCGGGAGATGGCGGAGGCCGACCTCGCCGGCGCCGCGCTGGTGCTGATCGAGACACCGTCGAACCCGGGGCTCGACCTCCTCGACATCGAGGCGCTCGCCGCGCGCGCCCATGCGGCGGGGGCGCGGCTGGCGGTCGACAACACCTTCTGCACCGGCCTCCTGCAGCGCCCCCTCGACCTCGGCGCCGACATCGTGGTGGCCGCCGACACGAAGGCCGCCGGGGGGCATTCCGACCTGATCCTCGGCCACGCCGCCACCCGCGACGAGGCGCTGACGGAGCGCCTGCGCGCCGTGCGCAAGTTCGCGGGCATGATCCCCGGCCCGTTCGAGGCGTGGATGCTCTCGCGCAGCCTGGAGACGCTGGAGCTGCGGATGGAGCGCATGTGCGCTAACGCCGCCGCATTGGCGGACGCGCTGGCCGGGGCGGGCGTGGCGGTGCGCTGGCCGGGGCGGCCCGACCACCCCGACCATGCGCTGGCGGCGCGGCAGATGCGGGCGCCGGGCCTCGTGCTGGGCGCCGACTTCGGCGGGCGCGCGGCGGCGGACCGGTTCATCGAGGGCGCGGGCATCCTCGCGGCGACCTCGTTCGGCGGCACCCACACCTCGGCCGACCGGCGCGCGCGCTGGGGCGACGCGGTGCCCGAGGGCTTCCTGCGCCTTTCCGCCGGCATCGAGCCGACCGCGCCGCTGCTGGAGGCGGCCCGGCGCGGGCTGGCGGCGCTCTAG
- a CDS encoding SGNH/GDSL hydrolase family protein: MRDGTILAFGDSNTHGTVALARLGQLDRLPRAQRWPAIAAGLLDREVIAEGHPGRTTVHDDPIEGPHKNGARALPALLESHRPLAVVVIMLGTNDCKARFSMRGWDIAAGAGRLAQVVQASDAGPGGAAPAVLLVAPAPVEERGVLAEMFQGGRARSRAIAPALEAEAARLGCGFLDAGRHAAVDPLDGVHLTAEGHAALGRAVAEAVA; the protein is encoded by the coding sequence ATGCGCGACGGCACCATCCTGGCCTTCGGGGACAGCAACACCCACGGCACCGTGGCGCTTGCGCGGCTGGGCCAGCTCGACCGCCTGCCGCGCGCCCAGCGCTGGCCCGCGATCGCCGCCGGGCTCCTAGACCGCGAGGTGATCGCCGAGGGGCATCCGGGCCGCACCACGGTGCACGACGACCCCATCGAAGGGCCCCACAAGAACGGCGCGCGCGCGCTGCCCGCCCTTCTGGAGTCGCACCGGCCTCTTGCGGTCGTGGTGATCATGTTGGGCACCAACGACTGCAAGGCGCGCTTCTCGATGCGCGGCTGGGACATCGCGGCGGGGGCGGGGCGGCTGGCGCAGGTGGTGCAGGCCTCGGACGCCGGACCGGGCGGCGCCGCGCCCGCGGTGCTCCTGGTCGCGCCCGCACCGGTGGAGGAGCGGGGCGTGCTGGCCGAGATGTTCCAGGGCGGCCGCGCCCGGTCCCGCGCCATCGCGCCCGCGCTGGAGGCCGAGGCCGCGCGGCTTGGCTGCGGCTTCCTCGACGCGGGCCGCCACGCCGCGGTGGACCCGCTCGACGGCGTGCACCTGACCGCCGAGGGCCACGCCGCGCTGGGCCGGGCCGTGGCGGAGGCGGTGGCGTGA